The following coding sequences lie in one Pempheris klunzingeri isolate RE-2024b chromosome 13, fPemKlu1.hap1, whole genome shotgun sequence genomic window:
- the exd1 gene encoding piRNA biogenesis protein EXD1 has protein sequence MVVDDIQLLNILKGKRIKLTLKTSSYLGVVQRINPNKTLILADVVSGSDGCKIPGSKMFFGHEILNVEFTNEANGDSGNREDLRLEEHLNVEKFQPYRKMIALDDEDEEEYINFVVIDEFHEKFGPAVMHIKKQRVIGVAADGVEVFKHSRLCWLQISTKNKVYLFDILLLGARAFKNGLSMILENKQILKVIHDCRAIAGCVMAHFGVKLTNVFDTQVADVMCFYSETGGFLPDRVSTLEEVVSLHLKVPSSQLLSLKMKSELTREEREMWYKRPCPVALLKVMALSVIHLQPLRLVLLDTLMTDYMALVDSYINSSHYEPDKLEHVTMDSVLELPRELRQLEYNHRERQEWAADHYPVTEQGLLARFNPRTQSPPQASPAAQEHSQTSLEPSTVEAPSSIPVDILPHKPSVSPPRATGPAPPAPVPATAPVWKQMSADGPPSLGVGRGHTEALMDRVGRGRPFVKEQSSAPALPALGRGFLLQMSLAQIPRESTGDMGTPGRSHTLANVIGTTANDLPKDT, from the exons ATGGTCGTGGACGACATCCAGCTGCTGAACATCCTCAAGGGAAAACGCATCAAACTGACCCTCAAGACCTCCTCTTACCTCGGCGTCGTCCAACGCATCAACCCCAACAAAACGTTGATTTTGGCGGACG TTGTCAGCGGCAGTGATGGCTGTAAAATCCCGGGTTCAAAAATGTTCTTCGGCCACGAGATTCTGAATG TGGAATTCACCAATGAAGCAAACGGTGACAGTGG AAACCGTGAAGATCTCAGACTTGAGGAGCACTTGAATGTAGAAAAGTTCCAGCCATACAGGAAAATGATCGCACTGG atgatgaggatgaagaggagtaCATCAACTTTGTAGTCATTGATGAGTTCCATGAGAAGTTTGGGCCAGCT GTGATGCACATCAAGAAGCAGCGTGTGATTGGTGTGGCAGCTGATGGAGTGGAGGTATTCAAGCACAGCAGGCTGTGTTGGCTGCAG ATTTCCACTAAAAACAAGGTGTACCTATTTGATATCCTGTTGCTTGGAGCCCGGGCCTTTAAGAACGGTCTTTCCATGATCCTGGAGAATAAGCAGATACTGAAG GTCATTCATGACTGCAGGGCCATTGCTGGCTGTGTGATGGCTCATTTCGGGGTAAAGCTAACCAACGTCTTTGACACGCAG GTGGCAGATGTCATGTGCTTCTATTCAGAGACGGGAGGCTTTCTTCCCGACAGAGTCAGTActctggaggaggtggtgagtCTCCATCTGAAGGTGCCCTCCTCCCAGCTCTTATCTTTGAAGATGAAGTCAGAGCTCACCAGG gaaGAAAGGGAGATGTGGTACAAGCGGCCCTGTCCTGTGGCCCTGCTCAAGGTGATGGCTCTGTCAGTGATCCACCTTCAGCCTCTCAGACTGGTGCTGCTGGATACTCTCATGACAGATTACATGGCCCTGGTGGATTCCTACATCAACAGCAGCCACTACGAACCTGACAAATTAGAGCATGTCACCATG GACAGTGTGTTGGAGTTGCCCAGAGAGCTGAGGCAGCTGGAGTACAATCATCGTGAGCGGCAGGAGTGGGCTGCTGACCACTACCCTGTCACAGAGCAAGGTCTGCTGGCTCGCTTCAACCCCCGAACCCAGTCTCCACCCCAGGCCTCACCTGCAGCACAGGAGCATAGCCAGACCTCCTTAGAACCTTCAACTGTGGAGGCACCTTCATCAATACCAGTGGACATTCTCCCACACAAGCCATCCGTGAGCCCTCCAAGAGCCACCGGCCCAGCACCTCCGGCTCCAGTCCCAGCGACTGCACCAGTCTGGAAACAAATGTCTGCTGACGGTCCCCCGTCTCTAGGTGTAGGCAGAGGGCACACAGAGGCACTGATGGACAGGGTGGGTAGAGGAAGGCCCTTTGTAAAAGAGCAGTCATCCGCCCCGGCCTTACCCGCTCTAGGAAGGGGCTTCCTTCTCCAGATGTCACTAGCTCAGATCCCCAGAGAGAGCACTGGGGACATGGGAACTCCAGGTAGGAGCCATACACT